In the genome of Lacerta agilis isolate rLacAgi1 chromosome 2, rLacAgi1.pri, whole genome shotgun sequence, one region contains:
- the TIMP2 gene encoding metalloproteinase inhibitor 2 isoform X2, with amino-acid sequence MFKGPDQDIEFIYTAPSSAVCGVTLDVTGKKEYLIAGKSEGNGKMHITLCDFIIPWDSLSATQKKSLNQRYQMGCECKISRCPSIPCYVSAQDECLWTDWVTEKNINGRQAKHFACIKRSDGSCAWYRGVAPPKKEFLDIEDP; translated from the exons ATGTTTAAAGGGCCCGACCAGGACATTGAATTCATCTACACAGCTCCTTCTTCGGCTGTCTGTGGAGTGACGCTGGATGTTACTGGCAAGAAAGAGTATCTCATTGCAG GGAAATCTGAAGGCAACGGCAAGATGCACATCACACTGTGTGACTTCATCATTCCTTGGGACTCCCTCAGTGCTACCCAGAAGAAGAGTCTAAACCAGCGGTACCAAATGGGCTGTGAATGCAAG ATCTCCCGATGCCCTTCCATCCCCTGCTATGTCTCTGCTCAGGATGAGTGCCTGTGGACTGACTGGGTGACAGAGAAGAACATCAATGGGCGGCAGGCAAAGCACTTTGCCTGCATCAAGCGGAGCGATGGTTCGTGCGCGTGGTACCGTGGAGTGGCCCCACCCAAGAAAGAGTTTCTTGACATTGAGGACCCTTGA